In Lotus japonicus ecotype B-129 chromosome 5, LjGifu_v1.2, one genomic interval encodes:
- the LOC130718163 gene encoding protein MKS1-like, which translates to MRPTSEKPIGVINGPRPSPLMINKDSHIIRKQRVPIIIYTQSPKVIHTKAQDFMALVQRLTGMTASSSHKEIATTASHQEASETFGSSLSDISNNNSIKQQGMMQQGATDGDETSSALRRDGEDCVKGVGANVQLQSPSILDFANMPLFTPNSSSDFFCSSSRPVYQFSDSPYGILGSLISPSGLGFIKDLPDY; encoded by the coding sequence ATGAGACCTACTTCTGAAAAACCCATCGGTGTCATCAATGGCCCGCGTCCTTCACCATTGATGATCAACAAAGACTCCCACATCATACGAAAGCAGAGGGTTCCGATCATCATTTACACGCAATCACCCAAGGTTATCCACACCAAGGCCCAAGATTTCATGGCTCTGGTTCAGAGACTCACCGGCATGACAGCGTCGTCGAGTCACAAAGAAATAGCAACCACTGCGAGTCATCAAGAGGCCTCTGAGACTTTTGGTTCATCTTTGTCTGATATTTCCAACAACAACAGCATCAAACAGCAGGGGATGATGCAGCAGGGTGCTACTGATGGTGATGAAACTAGCTCAGCTCTGAGGAGGGATGGTGAGGATTGTGTTAAGGGTGTTGGTGCAAATGTTCAATTGCAGAGTCCTTCTATTCTGGATTTTGCTAACATGCCACTGTTCACTCCAAATTCATCATCAGATTTCTTTTGTTCATCGTCTCGACCGGTGTACCAGTTTTCCGATTCGCCATATGGGATTTTGGGAAGTTTGATATCCCCTTCAGGATTGGGGTTTATTAAGGATCTGCCTGATTATTAA